A genomic stretch from Halalkalibacillus sediminis includes:
- the plsX gene encoding phosphate acyltransferase PlsX, producing the protein MKIAIDAMGGDHAPESVVKGSLLALEAFEDLSITLYGDENKIKQYLEGSDKRLTIHHTTEKIENDDEPVRVVRKKKQASMVLMAEAVKNGEADACISAGNTGALMSAGLFKVGRIKGIDRPALSPTLPTIDGKGFLLLDVGANVEAKPNHLLQYAIMGSIYVERVRGIKNPTVGLLNVGTEDGKGNELVKEAFQLMKKGPINFIGNVEARDLLNGAADVVVTDGFSGNITLKSIEGTALSMFSMMKEVFMKNTKTKIAAAMVKNDLKGLKDQLDYSEYGGAGLFGLAKPVIKAHGSSNDRAVLNAIKQTYDLVEQDVVTLIAEQVESMREEAN; encoded by the coding sequence ATGAAAATAGCAATTGACGCAATGGGTGGAGATCATGCACCTGAATCAGTGGTGAAAGGTTCTTTGCTTGCACTGGAAGCTTTTGAAGACCTATCTATTACTCTTTATGGAGATGAAAATAAGATTAAGCAATATCTTGAAGGGTCTGATAAGCGATTAACGATCCACCATACGACGGAAAAAATCGAAAATGATGATGAACCCGTACGAGTGGTCCGAAAGAAGAAGCAAGCTTCCATGGTTTTAATGGCTGAGGCTGTTAAAAATGGAGAAGCGGATGCTTGTATTTCTGCGGGTAATACAGGTGCCTTAATGAGTGCTGGTTTATTCAAAGTCGGCCGTATCAAAGGTATTGACCGACCGGCCTTAAGCCCGACGTTACCTACCATTGATGGTAAAGGTTTTTTATTACTTGATGTAGGAGCAAACGTGGAAGCCAAGCCTAATCATCTTTTACAGTATGCTATTATGGGATCGATTTATGTTGAACGAGTAAGAGGTATTAAGAACCCTACGGTAGGTTTATTAAATGTTGGTACGGAAGATGGAAAAGGTAATGAGTTAGTGAAAGAAGCTTTTCAACTCATGAAAAAAGGACCTATTAACTTCATAGGTAATGTTGAAGCAAGAGATTTACTGAATGGTGCGGCAGATGTGGTCGTTACCGATGGGTTCTCTGGAAACATTACGTTGAAGTCAATCGAAGGCACTGCTTTATCTATGTTTTCTATGATGAAAGAAGTCTTCATGAAAAATACCAAAACAAAAATTGCTGCTGCTATGGTAAAGAATGATTTGAAAGGGTTGAAGGACCAGCTTGATTATTCGGAATATGGTGGAGCGGGGCTATTCGGTTTAGCAAAGCCAGTTATAAAAGCTCACGGTTCTTCTAATGATCGAGCAGTACTCAACGCCATAAAACAAACATATGATTTAGTAGAACAAGACGTAGTTACACTTATTGCAGAACAAGTAGAATCAATGCGCGAGGAGGCGAATTAG